One Arachis hypogaea cultivar Tifrunner chromosome 2, arahy.Tifrunner.gnm2.J5K5, whole genome shotgun sequence genomic window, AACTATGGACAAGCTAAGGTCAATAAATATAGTCCTTTAAGACTAGACTTATGGGGCCTAACTTGAACAAATGCTCTCATAACTAAATGGACCCATAATAATGGTAACTAAACACACCATGATTAGAAGAcaataaaatcattcaatttaatcATTGAGAGACCAGTTTAATCATCTAACTTTAATAATTGAAACTTCTATGTAAAGGAACTAGACGTGTTATGTTCATCTTAGCATCATATATTAATAACTATACGAAACTACCTTAGGAGATTATTATGCCTATAACTTAGGCCTGAATAATGTCATTGTTTAGCCGTGACAAATATCTTTGTATTTAGATTTAAAATTGACTCTAGCTTGGAACTTGTCATTCTTAACACGTTACATTTTGCACTATTGAACGAATCcgttatttttattcttcatttTCCTCAATTCATCAGCAAAGCTCAAGTAGCTATGCAGTcttgaatctgaggaagaaattaaatagaagtaGTAGTAGAGTAGTTGATGATCCTAATGCATGAAAAGAAATGGCTCTAGACAatcttagatttttttttgtctaGACAATCTTagattattctcttttatttgaattataatatttatatcaattataataaagTCAATACATTTTCACTGTCCACACTATTTGAAGAATGAGTAATTAGAATATGAAATTAGCTTatataatttttagaataaatgcttttttttaaaaattctttgaAACAAAGTGcatctatatataatttaaatttgaacaTGTACAATATATATATTTGACATAGTATTTTGCTCATCCAAAAGTTGAGAGTAGTAAATCTAACATACTTTTTTTACGGTATCTCTCAGTttaataaattaatgaataatttatcGCGGATTAGAGCTCTATTTAAAGATTTGCCATTGACCAATAAATTTtgtatatacaaaataaattttgaactctcaatacttatttaaacgaactagtatttttcttttatttatataataccCCACAATTGATTGCTAGCTAAGAACAAAGCCTATGAGAGAAAATCTACTCATCAGTTTTGTGTTATTGGGCTATCTATTGGGAAAAAAAGCCCAAtagccaaaaatataaaaataatggtgttaagtttaattttaagtCTTATAtatatgatgacaaacattatttggGGTGAAAATCCAAGTTTTAGTTTAATGTGTGTGCTAAGTGATATAGGCTCATTTATATGTTTCTTCAGTCCGAATTAGTGTTGTTTCAGCAACTTAAAATATTACAGCTCCAACACTTAAGTCCATTACTAGCTAAATGAGTAACAGATCAGTACAAGAGTTAAGAGAGAGAGCactgaataaaaagaagaaagagaaagatatttGTCAACAATATGAGACAGCTGTAACACCAAGACAAAATCAAGGACAGTTAGGAACACTCTTACTACAAGGACATCAGTAAAGCAACAATTAGAATAAGGAAGAGCAAAACACAAACTTGCACAAGAACAGAAGCAGTAGAGCAGCTCCTCAGATAGCAGAGATAATAGAGCAGAAGGAGAAAGAAATGTATGCCAAAGAAGAAAGCAAATTTAAGGACAACAGAGGTGGTGGAATGGTTCCTCAACTAATAGAGTTAGTGGAGCACGATGAAAAAAAGGACTGCATGCCCTCAGAGACAGCTCCAACGGGTTGATGGACAAGGAATTGGAAGAGGCAAATTGGAGAGCAAGCTGAAGATATAAAACATACCTCATTTCAACAtttgaaagcaagaaaaagaggGCACATTCAAGAGCATCATCTCAATACTTGAgctgaattctttttcttctactagaGCTTCATTTCTGATTTTAATTGTTATGGCTATCTTATGTCATCTTTTGTATTGAGAAAAAGGCTAATTATGAGAGTGAAAAAGTCATGAGAGAAAAGGCAAGGACGATGCATGAAAGAGCCATTGAAAATTCTGTATAATTGAGTTGTTGAACTAGGACTAGTTCTCATTGccaagttgggatagcacttgGTGTTCTTGAATCTGTTTAGGTTCCCCTTCCAAGTTGGGACAACACTTGGAAAAATGAGCTTTGGTGAAGAAAGCTTAGTGGTAGATACTAGTTAAATTAAGTTGAGATTCAATAGTATTGGTGAATGTAAtcagttgattatagtgaaaattccaccatggttgtggtggagactgcACGTAAGTTTCATGGCACTTAGAAACCAAATCAGGATACATGCTGGCCTCTTTCTCTTATTCCCTTATCTGTTTCTTTTTTGcttatgagacaaaataaaaaatcttctGCATATTAAGCTTTCACAAAAACAGAGCAAAAGAAGTTCATTTTTGAGCTAACTTGATTCAACACCCTCCTTTTCAAGTTCTAACAATTTCATCAATTGGTATCCAGAGCAAGGTCTCAAGGAGTCAAGCTTCACAACTTGGAATAAAGATTCATGGCCAACAATGTGGGTCCTAATAGCATGCGTACACACTCACTAAAGGGCAGTCAAATAATAGACCTCCTTACTTCAATGGCAACAACTACTCTTactggaaagagagaatgagaatCTTCGTGCAGTCAATCGACTACAACATTTAAAAGATTATCCTCAACGGACCAGACGTTCCAACCAAGTAAAATGCTGATGAAAAAGTTGTGACAAAATAAGACAATGAGTGGacagaggaagaaaagaagaaggttgaACTCAACGCAAAGACAATCAACCTAATGAACTGCACAATCAGTTTTGAAGAATACAGAAAAGTTTCAAGGTGCAAAATGGCTAAAGAAATCTAGGACAAGCTCAGACTCACCCATGAAGATACCAAACAAGTGAGGGAGACCAGAATTGATATGTTGATGAAGGAGTATGAAATGTTTAATATGAAGGAGGACGAGAGCATCGATCAAATGTTCGAAAGGTtctcaataatcatcaacaacttGGATGCCATGGAAAAGAGTTATTCCGAAGAAACCTTGGTAAGGAAGATCTTAAGGAGCCTTACTAAAAAGTGGGAAGTAAAAAGCACAGCCATCTTTGAAAGAAATGATTTGATAAAAATCACATATGATGAGCTAAGAGGCAAGCTGCTGACCTATGAAACTACTCACATGTCTCAAGACAAAGATGACACAAAAAACGTGTAGCACTTAAATCAAGAATGACAGCCAAAGAAGAGGAATCTAATGACAACTTCTCAGATGAAGAAATGATGCTCTTTACAAGAGAAATGAGAAGATGACTGAGATTTAAAAACAAAGACAAAGGAAGTTCTTCATCCAAAGACTTCAAAAAGGATCAAGCCAAGTTCACATGTCACCACTGCAAAGGACTGGATCATTTCAAGTCAGATTGTCCTCAATTAAGGAAAGgcaaaaaatcaaagaaagacaaaaagaaggtgatgatGGCAACATGGAATGACTTGGAGAATGACACTAGTTTTGAAGATTCAGATCAAGAGGCTCCACTATGCTTAATGGCTGATCACGCTGATGAAGATGAGGTAGATCTTTCTAACCTATCTATTGATGAGTTGCACTACATTATCAAAGACTTCACTGTAAACTCTAAGAAACTCTTAGATAAATATGTTAAATGCAAGAAAGATAATGAAGCAATGAGAGCTGAAAATGAaagtttattgaaaaaagtaaaagtaaccgAAGCTTgtgatgaaatttttttaaaagaagaaaataatgcTTTAAGAGCtgaattaaacaaattcaaactcaagcatTCGGTCACTGCCTCCACTGATTTAATTGATGAAAATAAaaggatgaataaaaaaaattaaaagccgTAATGAAGACTTAGCAAAATTGTCCAAGGTTCACAAAATCTTGACAAATTACTTGCTAGTCAAAGTTTTGGTTGTGAAAAATCTAGACTTAGATTCAAAAAGGAAAGCAAGACTGTTTTCAAACAAACTGTTAAAAAATCTAAAGCTTCCTCTTCTAAGATTGTCAAATCAAAAATTTTCAGTAAGCCACAAAAATCAGTGAGCAAGAGCCATTGCTATAAATGCAATAGAAAAGGTCATGATCCTCAACAATGCTTCATCTTTTTAAGGTCTTTTGGTAATGATAGTAAATTATTTAAAGTTGTTCATGATTATAATGCTCTTGGACAACCAAGAAATTTTATATAAGAGGATCCAAATGGATTTGGATACAAAAGGTCAGTTGAAGAACATGCAGATTTGTCTTACATCCAAAAAGAAATTGGATATGTGGTATCtcgatagtggatgttcaagacATATGACCGAAAATGATACTTTCTTCATCAAACTCAACAAGTATGATAGAGGATTTGGCATTTTCAGAGATAATGGTAAAGATATAATAATTGCCATTGGTAAGGTTGGCAAAGATTTTTCTACTTGCATTGATAGTGTCTTTTTGGTAGATGGGTTAAAGCATAATCTATTGAGTATAAATCAATTGTATGACCTTGGATATGTTGTAATCTTTAGGAAATTAGATTGTAGGGTCATTAATGAGAAACATGGGCTGTTTTATTTGTTGCAGAAAGAAGTGATAATGTTTATGGTCTCACACTAGATGATCTTAAAGTTCAAAATGTGACTTGTTTCTTTTTAttggaataaaaaaaatggatGTGGCATAAGAGATTGGGACATGTTAACATGTTCCAAATCTCTAAGCTTGTTAAAAAAGGGCTTAGTAAGAGGTCTTTCTaacattaaatttgataaaggcatcacttgtgatgcttgtcaaatgggTAAACAAACAAAAATCTCTTTTAAATCCAAGGAAGATGTCTCAACTAAGAAACCATTGGAGTTGTTGCATATTGATTTGTTTGGACCAACTAGGACTCAAAGTCTAGGAGAAAAAAATTATGGAATGgttattgtggatgactatactaagTTTGGTTATGTGTTCTTTCTAGCTCATAAACATGAAGTATtttctgttttcgaaaaattcagtaagaagattcaaaatgaaaagagtttaaaaattatttcaattagaagtgatcatggtaaagaatttgaaaatcaatactTTAAATCTTTTTGTGATGAAATAGGCATATCACACAACTTCATTCTCAtgtcctagaacaccacaacaaaatggtattgtggaaagaagaaatagaagtttacAATAAATGGCTAGAGCTATGTTGTGTGAATATGAAGTTCCAAAATTCTTATGGGCTAAAGCTGTGAATACAACTTGTTATGTTTTAAATCGAACcctcataaaattttttttgaagaaaactctatatgaactttggaaaggacaTCCACCTAATCTTAACTACTTTTGTGTGTTTGGTTGCAAGTGTTTTatattaaatatcaaataaaatttgaaaaaaattgatccTAAAACACATGAAGGTATCTTTCTTGGTTGTTCCACAAATAGGAAAGCTTATAGAGTATATAACAAGAATTCTAAAACTGTTGAGGAGACCATGCATGTCACATTCTGTGAGACTAACTTTGTTCCTAGTGTTTGTATTGATGATTGTCCAGGTTTTGAAGTCAAATTGACCAAGAATACTGAGACAGTTCAACAAAATTCAAGTCCTCAAGAAACTGCATTTGCAAGCAACGAAAACACTGATTTTGCAGGAAACAATTTGAAATTATCTCTTGTCGCAGCAGAAAATCCTGATGCTGAGGCAATTGTTGATCAAGAGAAACCTGAATCCTCAACCCAAATCAGAAGGCCTAGAGAATGGAAATTTCTAAGAAATTATCCTGAAGAATTCATAATAGGAGATCCCTCCAAAAGAATGACTACTAGATCATCTTTGAAAAGAGCTGAATCTAACAACATAGCTCTTATATCAAAGATTGAACCTCCAAATATCCAAGAAGTACTTGCTGATCCATCTTGGGTATTAACCATGGAGGAGGAATTACAACAGTTTGAGAAGAATCAAGTCTGGACCTTAGTGCCTTACTCAAATGGAAAGAAAGTCACTGGCAAAaaatagattttcaaaaataaatcgaGTGAAGATGGAACCATTGTCTGAAACAAAGCAAGATTGGTTGCTCAAGGCTATGATCAAGAGGAAGGGATTGATTTTGATGAATCATTTACACCTCTAGCTCGAATGGAAGCCATTAGATTGCTCTTAGCCTATGCGGCTCATTGCGGCTTCAAGCTATTTCGAATGGACGTAAAGTTTGCATTCCTCAATGGTATAATAGATAGAGAGGTCTATGTGACTCAACCTCCTgggtttgaaaacaaaacatttcCTAACTATATTTTCAAACTAGATAAAGCCttatatggtttaagacaagttCCTAAAACTTGGTATGAAAggtttaactcatttttattgaaaaacaacTTTCAAAGAGGAGTCAGTGACACCACTCTATTCATTAAGAATTACAAtgatcattttattcttgtgcaaGTTTATGTTGACGATATCATTTTTGGTTCAGCTGATGAggttttgtgtgcagattttgctaaactaatgacaagtgaatttgatatGAGCATGATGGGAGAATTAACTTTTTTCCTAGGCTCGCAAATCAAGCAAACAGGAGAAGGCATTtttgttcataaaaaaaatatgccAAGGAGCTTGTCAAGAAATTTGGGTTGAAATATGCCAAGCCAATGGGAACCCCCATGCATCCAAATATCAAACTTGACAAGGATGAACAAGCTAGAGATGTTGATGAGACAAGTTACAGAGGGATGATTGGTTCTTTGATGTATCTAACCTCCTTAAAGCCTGATATCATACAAAGTGTTGGTGTGTGCTCAATATTCCAATCAAAACCTAAGGAATCTCATCTCTCATCTGTCAAGAGGATAATCCGATATGTGCTTAGTACCACTAATTATGGTTTATGGTATCCCAAAACTAATTTCTTTCAATTAGTGGGTTATTGTGATGTAGATTTTTCTAGAGACAGAATTGATAGAAGAAGCACAAGttgcatgtgttgcttccttggaaaatCACTCAATGTatggtcaagcaagaagcaagaaACTGTGGCACTATCCACTGTCGAAGCTGAGTATATTGCAgcatcttcttgttgttctcaattaCCATGGTTGAAAACACAATTAGCTGATTATAAGCTGAAAGTAtctaatattctattattttgtgacaatatgagtgctataaatattTCAAAGAACCCTGTTTTgtactcaagaacaaagcacattgaagttagatttcattctataagagaacatgtgcaaaatggAAATTTAGATATTTAGTTTGTTAAATTTGAAGATCAACTAgctgatattttcactaaaccatTGATAGGAGGGAGGTTTTGCAAATTATGAACTGCACTGGACATTCTTGATTCatataatttttcttaatttttctgaTATTTTGGTTTAAGTATTTTGTCTCATAGATCGAGATGAGATTATTTTGGGCAGATGATGAATAGGTTTCATTAACTCATTGTGAAGCTACCTAAACTTGTTGATGGCTCGTTAGACTTACTGGATCTAGTGTGTTTGCTTGTTCATTATTATGTGGGCCACCCATGTTAAAACTACATTGAGCCCTATCTGGACTTGgatctcaaaatcttttttgtCCCAAATTTAACATTATAAGTTGGGCTTTCTTTTATATTagtttttcatttacttttcaaattattttaaattaaaatttctaaaataaaagttGCCTTAGTTACAACTGTGAAATCAAATGTTTTCATAGTTTTCATTTTTATCCTTCTTAAAAATAAACCTTTTACATTACTCAAGGCCTATATTAATGCTCTACTACATGCACCCTTTCACACTTAACTCCTCCACTCCTTCACTCCACCTTCATATCCTGAGTCTAACCAGTGCTTTATAAATATGTCTCGCAAGAAAAAAGCAATCTGCAGAGGCATTCATAGTGGTGCTCACTCTTCACGTTCTCAACCCTCCATCCCTTCCTATTTCACTAGACTCTCAATCATCTCCTTCTCTATCCCCCCATCAACTCTCCTCCCACCTCTCCTCAAAATAATGCTCCTGAAATGGCTCGCACCAAGACCGTAGCTTGCCACCCTGGCATTACGTTTCGACCAACCTCCACTCCTTCTAATGTTTCACAGCCTAGTTCATCCAACCCAGTTCTTCTCGGAGTAAGAAACCTATTCGTAAAGAAGACGAAGAGCTTCCTTCATCCCATGCTCGCCACATTCGCGTTACAGTCATCGACTTTCATCTTCGTTTTGTTTCTGAACCAAAACTTTACAATCACATTGCCTACAAATCCTTCTATGCTGATTTTTCTAAAGAGTCATTTGATCGTCGCCGTTATAATTCCTTCATGAACTACATGTTTTTATGCAAGGAAATTTACAAGCGCACTCTCTATCCCTTTAAACTTGTCAACCTAGACAAACTTCGTAGAAAATGTCTAAACTTTACACCCCTGTTTGCTTGTCAAGGATGGATTCCCATCCTATCCATTCGTGAAAAAGTTTATTCTGATCTAGTGGAGCAGTTCTATGGCAACATGTCATACAAGGAAGGAAGAATTGCTTTCTTTGTTAAAGATCACACAATCATTCTCCACAAGTATCACATTCCCTAGATTACCAGGACAGGGAACTTGATGTGTTCACCTATGGTAAGTGCGATGAGTCTCTCAATGTCTCATATTTTGAAGTCCTAGGGACTGTTTCTGTCAACATTCCTCTCCCTAAAGATACCACTCCCACTCATAAATCTCTTGGTCCAGTCCGTGCCCAGTTGCACAAGATTGTAAATCATATAATTTTGCCTCAGAGTGTCTCTTTTCAGCGAGTCTCCTTCTATGACACACTGGTTATGTTtgattttctctccaaaattttaatttcttttgctTACTTGTTAGTGAGACATATGCATGTCTATGTTAGTTTTAAAAATGCTTTACCTTATGTAATGCtattcactaaaattttttaatattataatgttAATTTTGAGACTGAGATTGCTAGAGACTGTAACTCTTACATCAAAGGGGGTGGTGCAGTAAAAAGAATAACAACTAAGTGCCACAACACTAATGAAGGCACTGAAGTTTTGTCCCATGATGAGGATTCACTGATTCCCACATCCAATTCTTCTAAGATCAGAGTCTTGACAGGTATCATGAAAAATGTGCTCCAATAGTTCGTCAATCTGACCGATCTCTTAATCAACTATGGAGCTGAGCACAAAAAGAATGAAGTTATGGAAGAAAATGCGCTCAAGAAAACTAAAGGGAGGATTCGGATTTTCAAGGATTATGTGGAGGACATTGAGGCTGGCCTTACAACCATTGATAATGAGGATGACGACGAAGCCTCCGATGATTCGAACTCTGATGCCTAGACCATTTCATCTCCTCTGTGAATTGGATTGTTTTACTTgaaactctttttttctttcatttggaTGACTCTAACCCATAACTACTTTACTGCTTGATGACTCTTGGATAGCCACTAACAGTTTTTGCAGGGTCTTTTTCCTCCTTAATaacaaaagaggaaaaagaaaagaaaaaaagttagaATTGGCTTACTTAGGTCATAGATAATGATGCTAAATGATATCTGTTGTTGTGTCATTTTGATTAACTTTAATTACTCTGTGTTAATATTGCTCTATGCTCTGTGTTATTGTCACTGTGATATATTGCTTTACTAAATTGTTCTTGTCTGTTTTAAGTTTTATCCACTTGAAGATGTAAGCCATGATTAAGGAGGAGAAATACTAACAGTGAGGGGGAGTACTACACACTTCGGATGGTCATCAAAGGAAAGTGTCCTCAACTCATTtaaattaactttttaaattcaattatcctcttttatcatgtttgtcatcaaaggggaGATTGTTGAGCTAAGTTTAATTTCGGGTCTTATAtatatgatgacaaacattactTGGGGTGAAAACCCAAGTTGGTTTAACGTGTGTGCTAAGTGATGCAAACCCATTTATATGTTGCTTCAACCCAAATTAGTGTTGCTTCAGCAATTTAAAGTATTACAGCTCTAACACTTAAGCCCATTACTTGCTAAATGATCAACAGATCAAGACAAGAGCCAAGAGAGAGAGcatcaaacaaaaagaagaaagagaatgaCATCTGTCAATAATATGGAAC contains:
- the LOC140176466 gene encoding secreted RxLR effector protein 161-like, producing the protein MGTPMHPNIKLDKDEQARDVDETSYRGMIGSLMYLTSLKPDIIQSVGVCSIFQSKPKESHLSSVKRIIRYVLSTTNYGLWYPKTNFFQLVGYCDVDFSRDRIDRRSTSCMCCFLGKSLNVWSSKKQETVALSTVEAEYIAASSCCSQLPWLKTQLADYKLKFVNLTDLLINYGAEHKKNEVMEENALKKTKGRIRIFKDYVEDIEAGLTTIDNEDDDEASDDSNSDA